The following are encoded in a window of Aromatoleum petrolei genomic DNA:
- a CDS encoding methylated-DNA--[protein]-cysteine S-methyltransferase, whose amino-acid sequence MNSNRNAPAQTGFSAILTLPFGGLGVRADSRCIRELVFLPPETPARPPENPLAERAATQLLAWLDDPDHPFDLPLAERGTLFQRRVWSTIADIPRGTSRTYGDIATEIGSAARAVGQACGANPFPIIIPCHRVMAAGGRIGGFANSTGGYLLDTKRWLLRFEADR is encoded by the coding sequence ATGAATTCCAACCGCAATGCTCCGGCGCAGACCGGCTTCTCCGCGATCCTGACACTGCCCTTCGGTGGTCTGGGCGTGCGTGCGGACTCGCGCTGCATCCGGGAGCTTGTGTTCCTCCCGCCGGAAACACCCGCCCGCCCCCCCGAGAATCCGCTTGCCGAACGGGCTGCGACACAACTGCTGGCGTGGCTCGACGACCCCGACCATCCCTTCGACCTTCCGCTCGCGGAACGCGGCACGCTGTTTCAGCGGCGGGTCTGGTCGACCATTGCTGACATCCCGCGGGGCACATCTCGCACCTACGGTGACATTGCCACCGAAATTGGCAGCGCTGCACGCGCCGTGGGTCAAGCCTGTGGGGCAAACCCCTTCCCCATCATCATCCCCTGTCACCGCGTGATGGCCGCCGGCGGACGAATCGGGGGTTTTGCCAATTCGACCGGCGGCTACCTGCTCGACACCAAGCGCTGGTTGCTGCGGTTCGAGGCCGACCGGTGA
- a CDS encoding UvrD-helicase domain-containing protein, translating into MSDLLANLNPEQLQAVTLPPQHALILAGAGSGKTRVLTTRIAWLVQTGQVDPQGVLAVTFTNKAAKELLARLSGMLPLSFGHSARGMWIGTFHGLCNRLLRAHHRDAGLPQLFQILDSGDQLAAIKRLLKALNVDDEKFPPRELQHFINAQKEAGLRPHAVEAWDDYTRRRVELFAEYEAQCQRESVVDFAELLLRTYELLERNEPIRRHYQRRFRHILVDEFQDTNRLQYRWLKLLADDGREGGACLFCVGDDDQSIYRFRGAEVGNMRDFEREFHVANVIRLEQNYRSHGNILDAANAIIRHNTARLGKNLWTERGAGEPIRVFEAYADMDEARWIMEEIQSLVRDGMSRSDIALLYRSNAQSRVLEHQLFSAGIAYRVYGGLRFFERQEIKHALAYLRLIANPDDDTAFSRVVNFPTRGIGARSLEALQDAARTWNSSLYSTVPHLSGKPGTVLAQFVRLVEDLRRDTARLPLPELVDHVLDASGLRDFYRSEKEGQERLENLDELINAAANFLGESGADVEALAQPHALLADFLAHASLEAGDHQADAGSDAVQLMTVHSSKGLEFDAVFLSGLEEGLFPHENSAVENEGLEEERRLMYVAVTRARERLYLSFAQSRMLHGQTRYNLRSRFLEEIPEGLVKWLSPPSPRSMGARSGAGMRVEPARGGFAPRASQAPARSQDLGGLRVGQLVTHAKFGQGVIVAAEGSGADARVQINFGSAGIKWLMLAVAKLSPA; encoded by the coding sequence ATGTCCGATCTGCTCGCCAATCTCAATCCCGAACAACTCCAGGCCGTCACCCTTCCGCCGCAGCACGCGCTGATCCTCGCCGGTGCCGGCTCGGGCAAGACCCGCGTCCTCACGACCCGCATCGCATGGCTGGTGCAGACCGGCCAGGTCGATCCGCAGGGCGTCCTCGCGGTGACCTTCACCAACAAGGCGGCGAAGGAGCTGCTGGCTCGCCTGTCGGGGATGCTGCCGTTGTCCTTCGGCCATTCGGCCCGTGGGATGTGGATCGGCACCTTCCACGGCTTGTGCAACCGCCTGCTGCGGGCCCACCATCGTGACGCCGGTTTGCCGCAGCTCTTCCAGATCCTCGATTCCGGTGACCAGCTCGCGGCGATCAAGCGCCTGTTGAAGGCGCTCAATGTCGATGACGAGAAGTTTCCGCCGCGCGAACTGCAACATTTCATCAATGCCCAGAAGGAAGCCGGTCTGCGTCCGCATGCCGTCGAGGCCTGGGACGACTACACGCGGCGCCGGGTGGAGCTTTTCGCCGAGTATGAGGCGCAATGCCAGCGCGAGTCTGTTGTGGATTTTGCGGAGTTGCTGCTGCGCACGTACGAGTTGCTCGAGCGCAACGAGCCGATACGCCGTCACTACCAGCGTCGGTTCCGTCACATCCTGGTCGATGAGTTCCAGGACACGAACCGCCTGCAGTACCGCTGGCTGAAGCTGCTCGCCGATGACGGCCGCGAAGGCGGGGCCTGCCTGTTCTGCGTGGGCGACGACGACCAGTCGATCTATCGCTTCCGCGGTGCGGAAGTCGGCAATATGCGCGACTTCGAGCGCGAGTTCCATGTCGCCAACGTGATCCGGCTGGAACAGAACTACCGCTCGCACGGCAACATCCTCGACGCGGCGAACGCGATCATCCGCCACAACACCGCCCGGCTGGGCAAGAACCTGTGGACCGAGCGCGGCGCCGGCGAACCGATCCGCGTGTTCGAGGCTTATGCGGACATGGACGAGGCGCGCTGGATCATGGAGGAGATCCAGTCGCTGGTGCGCGACGGCATGAGCCGTTCGGACATCGCGCTGCTCTATCGTTCGAATGCGCAGTCGCGCGTGCTCGAACACCAGCTGTTTTCCGCGGGCATCGCCTATCGAGTCTATGGCGGCCTGCGCTTCTTCGAGCGTCAGGAGATCAAGCACGCACTGGCCTACCTGCGCCTGATCGCCAACCCGGATGACGACACGGCCTTCAGCCGTGTCGTGAATTTTCCGACGCGGGGTATCGGTGCACGATCTCTCGAAGCGCTGCAGGACGCGGCGCGCACTTGGAATTCGAGCCTGTACTCAACGGTGCCGCACCTTTCGGGTAAGCCTGGAACGGTGCTCGCGCAGTTCGTGCGCCTCGTGGAGGATCTGCGCCGCGACACGGCCCGGCTGCCGCTCCCCGAACTGGTCGATCACGTGCTGGATGCGAGCGGGCTGCGTGATTTCTATCGCAGCGAGAAGGAAGGGCAGGAGCGGCTCGAGAACCTCGACGAACTCATCAACGCCGCTGCGAATTTCCTCGGCGAATCGGGCGCGGATGTCGAGGCGTTGGCGCAGCCGCATGCGCTGCTGGCCGATTTCCTCGCCCACGCGTCGCTGGAGGCGGGCGATCATCAGGCCGATGCCGGCAGCGACGCCGTGCAACTGATGACCGTGCATTCGTCGAAGGGGCTCGAGTTCGATGCGGTCTTCCTCTCCGGGCTCGAGGAAGGCCTGTTCCCGCATGAGAACAGTGCGGTCGAGAACGAGGGGCTGGAGGAGGAGCGCCGCCTGATGTACGTCGCCGTGACGCGGGCGCGCGAGCGGTTGTACTTGAGCTTTGCGCAGAGCCGCATGTTGCACGGCCAAACGCGCTACAACCTGCGCTCGCGCTTCCTCGAGGAAATTCCGGAAGGGTTGGTGAAATGGCTCTCGCCGCCCAGCCCGCGGAGCATGGGCGCGCGCAGCGGTGCGGGGATGCGTGTCGAGCCTGCGCGTGGTGGCTTTGCCCCGCGGGCATCTCAGGCTCCCGCACGCAGTCAGGACCTAGGGGGGCTGCGCGTCGGCCAACTCGTGACGCATGCGAAGTTCGGCCAGGGCGTGATCGTCGCGGCCGAGGGAAGCGGTGCCGATGCGCGGGTGCAGATCAATTTCGGCTCGGCCGGAATCAAGTGGCTGATGCTGGCGGTGGCGAAGCTCAGCCCCGCATGA
- a CDS encoding H-NS family nucleoid-associated regulatory protein codes for MELAKMSLTELRRLQSKVETEIRRRSDSARRDLLKKMQKMAAEEGLSLSDLLPSAAAAEEKGAPAKRRTKAAAKKSAPVAVKYRNPANPQIGWSGRGRKPQWVIDWLAQNKPLAELEAVAPK; via the coding sequence ATGGAACTGGCCAAGATGTCGCTGACCGAATTGCGCCGCCTGCAATCCAAGGTCGAAACGGAGATCCGTCGACGCAGCGATTCCGCCCGCCGCGACCTCCTGAAGAAAATGCAGAAGATGGCGGCCGAGGAAGGCCTGTCGCTGAGCGACCTGCTCCCCAGCGCCGCCGCTGCGGAAGAAAAAGGTGCGCCCGCCAAGCGCCGGACGAAAGCGGCCGCCAAGAAGTCTGCGCCGGTCGCAGTGAAATACCGCAACCCGGCAAATCCGCAAATCGGCTGGAGCGGCCGCGGCCGCAAGCCTCAGTGGGTGATCGACTGGCTCGCCCAGAACAAGCCGCTCGCCGAACTCGAAGCCGTAGCGCCGAAATAA
- the holA gene encoding DNA polymerase III subunit delta produces the protein MILRPDQLPALLEKPLAPLYLLHGNEPLLVLEAADLIRAAARRQGFEERETLVVGQGFRWESLSAAAGNLSLFGGSKLIDLRIPTGKPGREGGEALQRHARNPGDGIVTLVTLPELDWTARKASWFTALSDGGIVVELNAPERERLPEWIAGRLARQNQSAPAEALAFIADHVEGNLLAAHQEILKLGLLHGEGRLTQENVQDAVLNVARYDIDKLRHSLLEGDPVRCTRLLEGLQGEGTAPPLVLWALANEIRTLANLSSGVASGQQLPALLKAERVFDERRRQAIQRALPRLKPATLRAALLHAARIDRIIKGLAPGDVWDEFLQLALRLVRR, from the coding sequence GTGATCCTGCGCCCGGACCAGCTGCCCGCCCTCCTCGAAAAGCCGCTCGCCCCGCTTTACCTGCTTCACGGCAACGAACCGCTGCTCGTGCTCGAAGCGGCTGACCTGATCCGCGCGGCGGCACGCCGCCAAGGATTCGAGGAACGGGAGACGCTGGTCGTCGGGCAGGGATTCCGCTGGGAAAGCCTGAGCGCCGCGGCGGGCAATTTGTCGCTGTTCGGCGGCTCGAAGCTGATCGATCTGCGCATTCCCACCGGCAAGCCCGGCCGCGAAGGCGGCGAAGCGCTGCAACGGCATGCGCGCAACCCGGGCGACGGTATCGTCACCCTGGTCACCCTGCCCGAGCTCGACTGGACCGCACGCAAGGCCTCATGGTTTACGGCCCTGAGCGACGGCGGCATTGTGGTCGAGCTGAACGCCCCCGAGCGCGAACGCCTGCCCGAATGGATCGCAGGCCGTCTTGCGCGCCAGAATCAGTCCGCGCCAGCCGAAGCGCTCGCCTTCATCGCCGACCACGTCGAGGGCAACCTCCTCGCAGCCCATCAGGAAATCCTCAAGCTCGGCCTGCTGCACGGGGAAGGACGCCTGACGCAGGAAAACGTGCAGGACGCGGTACTCAACGTCGCACGCTACGACATCGACAAACTGCGCCATTCCCTCCTCGAAGGCGACCCCGTGCGCTGCACACGCCTTCTCGAAGGCCTGCAGGGCGAGGGAACGGCCCCGCCGCTCGTGCTTTGGGCCCTCGCGAACGAGATCCGCACGCTCGCGAACCTGAGTTCCGGTGTCGCGTCGGGCCAGCAACTACCAGCCCTGCTCAAGGCCGAGCGCGTGTTCGACGAACGCCGCCGCCAAGCGATTCAGCGCGCCCTTCCGCGCCTCAAGCCGGCGACGTTGCGCGCCGCACTGCTGCACGCCGCGCGCATCGACCGCATCATCAAGGGTCTTGCCCCGGGCGACGTGTGGGACGAATTTCTTCAGCTCGCGCTCCGGCTCGTCCGCCGCTAG
- the lptE gene encoding LPS assembly lipoprotein LptE, with product MTPSRSRRSLLLALGAVAVASLAGCGFQLRGPRPLAFSTIHVGVSAQSEFGAALRRRIRTSGTTEIVDDPAKAEAKLEILRNQPEREILTLTGAGKVREYELRHVLTFRLIDRAGNERIRPTTISAKREYTYDDSQVLAKEQEEALLYRDMQGDLVDQLMRRLAAIKP from the coding sequence ATGACACCTTCCCGCTCCCGCCGCAGTCTGCTGCTGGCCCTCGGCGCAGTCGCCGTGGCGTCCCTGGCCGGCTGCGGCTTCCAGTTGCGCGGCCCGCGTCCGCTCGCGTTCTCGACCATCCACGTCGGCGTCAGCGCCCAGAGCGAATTCGGTGCCGCGCTGCGCCGGCGTATCCGCACCAGCGGCACAACCGAGATCGTCGACGACCCGGCCAAGGCCGAAGCGAAACTCGAGATCCTGCGCAATCAACCCGAGCGGGAAATCCTCACCCTGACGGGCGCCGGCAAGGTGCGCGAGTACGAATTGCGCCACGTCCTCACCTTCCGCCTGATCGACCGCGCGGGCAACGAACGCATCCGCCCCACGACGATTTCGGCCAAGCGTGAATACACCTATGACGACTCGCAGGTGCTCGCGAAGGAGCAGGAAGAAGCCCTGCTCTACCGCGACATGCAGGGCGACCTCGTCGACCAGCTCATGCGCCGACTCGCTGCCATCAAGCCGTGA
- the xerD gene encoding site-specific tyrosine recombinase XerD codes for MWLEHGLARNTLAGYRSDLALFAFWLHERGTQLPQAGAPELAAYLAEFSRRAKPASQRRLLAAWRRYYRHLLAQGRIGADPTTLLDPPMRSERFPKTLTETQVDSLLAAPDVTTPIGLRDRSMLEVLYATGLRVSELVGLKIFSTSLTDGVVRVMGKGSKERLVPLGEEAIDWLGNYLRDVRPELLAGKSSDDVFVSRRGSGMTRQMFWRIVKQYAMTAGIPAASISPHTLRHAFATHLLNHGADLRVVQMLLGHADISTTQVYTHVARERLKALHSRHHPRG; via the coding sequence ATGTGGCTCGAGCACGGCCTCGCGCGCAATACATTGGCCGGCTATCGCAGCGACCTCGCCCTGTTCGCGTTCTGGCTCCACGAACGCGGCACGCAACTCCCGCAAGCGGGCGCCCCCGAACTCGCTGCCTACCTCGCCGAATTCAGCCGCCGCGCCAAGCCCGCCAGCCAACGACGCCTGCTCGCCGCCTGGCGCCGGTATTACCGCCATCTACTCGCCCAGGGCCGTATCGGCGCCGATCCCACCACCCTGCTCGATCCGCCGATGCGCAGCGAGCGCTTCCCGAAGACCCTTACCGAAACACAGGTCGATTCCCTGCTCGCAGCACCCGACGTCACCACCCCCATCGGCCTGCGCGACCGCAGCATGCTTGAAGTGCTTTATGCGACCGGATTGCGGGTTTCAGAGCTCGTGGGGCTCAAGATATTTTCCACCAGTCTCACTGATGGTGTCGTCCGGGTAATGGGGAAAGGCAGCAAGGAACGGCTCGTTCCGCTCGGCGAGGAAGCCATCGACTGGCTTGGCAATTATCTCCGGGATGTACGCCCGGAACTGCTCGCAGGAAAAAGCAGCGACGATGTGTTCGTCAGCCGGCGTGGCAGCGGAATGACCCGCCAGATGTTCTGGCGTATCGTAAAACAATACGCGATGACCGCCGGCATTCCCGCCGCAAGCATTTCGCCGCACACCTTGCGCCACGCCTTCGCGACCCACCTGCTCAACCACGGCGCCGATTTGCGTGTCGTCCAGATGTTGCTCGGCCACGCGGACATATCGACGACCCAGGTCTACACGCACGTCGCACGCGAGCGCCTCAAGGCACTCCATTCGCGGCACCATCCGCGCGGATGA
- the ybaK gene encoding Cys-tRNA(Pro) deacylase — protein MSKQDAHAPETPATRFLKQHAVAFSAHLYDYEAHGGTKVSSRELNVPEHAVVKTLVMEDENAAPLIVLMHGDRKVSTKELARQTGRKRVEPCAPETANRHSGYLVGGTSPFGLRKRMPIYMERTILDLPLVYINGGRRGFLVGVSPHEIMRVLQPELVSASI, from the coding sequence ATGAGCAAACAGGATGCGCACGCGCCCGAAACGCCAGCCACGCGTTTCCTCAAGCAGCACGCCGTTGCCTTTTCCGCACACCTCTATGATTACGAGGCCCACGGAGGCACGAAAGTATCATCGCGCGAGCTCAATGTTCCCGAGCACGCAGTGGTCAAGACACTGGTCATGGAAGATGAAAATGCCGCTCCGCTGATCGTGCTGATGCATGGCGACCGCAAGGTATCCACCAAGGAACTGGCACGCCAGACGGGCAGAAAACGCGTGGAACCCTGTGCTCCGGAAACCGCCAACCGACACTCCGGCTACCTTGTCGGCGGCACATCCCCGTTCGGCTTGCGCAAACGCATGCCCATATACATGGAGCGCACGATTCTCGACCTGCCGCTCGTCTATATCAATGGGGGCCGACGCGGCTTTCTGGTCGGAGTCAGCCCCCACGAGATAATGCGCGTATTGCAGCCGGAACTGGTCAGCGCCTCGATTTGA
- the leuS gene encoding leucine--tRNA ligase → MQDKYTPATVESTAQQHWESAQAFRVTEDASKPKYYCLSMFPYPSGKLHMGHVRNYTIGDVLARYHRMRGYNVLQPMGWDAFGMPAENAAIQNNVPPAKWTYANIDYMKAQLKRLGFAIDWSRELATCQPDYYRWEQWLFTRLYKKGLIYKKLGTVNWDPVDETVLANEQVIDGKGWRSGAVVEKREIPMYYMKITAYADELLDALDALPGWPEQVKLMQKNWIGRSEGVEVHFPYDLSTIGTSGVLKVFTTRADTLMGATYVAVAAEHPLALQAAANNSELAAFIDECRHGGVAEADLATMEKKGMPTGLRVVHPISGEFMDVWVANYVLMGYGEGAVMAVPAHDERDFAFATKYHLPIRMVVGSTRDAYADTVAPWQDAYAEHGRLVNSGKYDGLHFQDAVDAISADLTEKGLGAKRTQYRLRDWGISRQRYWGCPIPMIHCDDCGDVPVPDEQLPVVLPENVEITGRGSPLAKMPEFHQCSCPQCGKPARRETDTMDTFVESSWYFLRYASSDNDKAMVDGRVNYWAPVDQYIGGIEHAILHLLYSRFFTRAMRDEGLVNVSEPFTNLLTQGMVVAETYYREAEGGKKQWINPADVQIERDDKGRITAAKLAADSLPVVIGGTEKMSKSKNNGVDPQALVDQYGADTARLFIIFAAPPDQQLEWSDSGVEGAYRFLRRVWTFGHGFTNEIRTQLPTARTLAVAPLPEALAAVRREIHNCLKQANYDFGKHQFNTVVSAAMKILNALEKAPRDNAAAHAEVTEEGLSILLRLLAPITPHIAHALWQDCGFAADVLNASWPTPSEAALKQDELDLVLQVNGKLRGNIKVAADASASQIESIALASEAAQKFMEGKPPRKVVVVPGRLVNIVV, encoded by the coding sequence ATGCAGGACAAATACACCCCCGCCACGGTCGAATCCACCGCCCAGCAGCACTGGGAATCCGCCCAGGCATTCCGCGTCACCGAAGACGCGAGCAAGCCGAAGTACTACTGCCTGAGCATGTTCCCCTACCCGTCGGGCAAGCTGCACATGGGCCACGTGCGCAACTACACGATCGGCGACGTGCTCGCGCGCTACCACCGCATGCGCGGCTACAACGTCCTGCAGCCAATGGGCTGGGACGCCTTCGGCATGCCGGCCGAGAACGCCGCGATCCAGAACAACGTGCCGCCGGCGAAATGGACCTACGCGAACATCGACTACATGAAGGCGCAGCTGAAGCGTCTCGGTTTCGCGATCGACTGGTCGCGTGAGCTCGCGACCTGCCAGCCCGACTACTACCGTTGGGAACAGTGGCTGTTCACGCGCCTGTACAAGAAGGGGCTGATCTACAAGAAGCTCGGCACGGTGAACTGGGACCCGGTCGACGAGACCGTGCTCGCCAATGAGCAGGTCATCGACGGCAAGGGCTGGCGCAGCGGCGCGGTCGTCGAGAAGCGCGAAATCCCCATGTATTACATGAAGATCACCGCCTACGCGGATGAGCTTCTCGACGCCCTCGACGCCCTGCCCGGCTGGCCCGAGCAGGTCAAGCTGATGCAGAAGAACTGGATCGGCCGCTCGGAAGGCGTGGAAGTGCATTTCCCCTACGACCTGTCGACGATCGGCACGTCCGGCGTGCTGAAGGTGTTCACGACTCGCGCCGATACCCTGATGGGTGCGACCTACGTCGCCGTCGCCGCCGAGCATCCGCTCGCGCTGCAGGCCGCAGCCAACAACTCTGAACTCGCCGCATTCATCGACGAATGCCGCCACGGCGGCGTCGCGGAGGCCGACCTCGCGACGATGGAAAAGAAGGGCATGCCGACCGGCCTGCGCGTCGTCCATCCGATTTCGGGCGAGTTCATGGACGTCTGGGTCGCCAACTACGTGCTCATGGGCTACGGCGAGGGCGCCGTCATGGCGGTCCCGGCGCACGACGAACGTGATTTCGCGTTCGCGACCAAATACCACCTGCCGATCCGGATGGTCGTGGGCTCGACGCGCGACGCCTATGCCGACACCGTTGCGCCCTGGCAGGACGCCTATGCGGAGCACGGCCGTCTCGTAAACTCCGGCAAGTACGACGGCCTGCACTTCCAGGATGCCGTCGACGCGATCTCCGCCGATCTGACCGAAAAGGGCCTTGGCGCCAAACGCACGCAGTACCGCCTGCGCGACTGGGGCATCTCGCGCCAGCGCTACTGGGGCTGCCCGATCCCGATGATCCACTGCGACGACTGCGGCGACGTGCCGGTGCCGGACGAACAACTGCCGGTCGTGCTGCCCGAGAACGTCGAGATCACCGGCCGCGGCTCGCCGCTCGCGAAGATGCCCGAGTTCCACCAGTGCAGCTGCCCGCAATGCGGCAAGCCCGCGCGCCGCGAGACCGACACGATGGACACCTTCGTCGAGTCGTCGTGGTATTTCCTTCGCTATGCCTCGTCCGACAACGACAAGGCGATGGTCGACGGCCGCGTGAACTACTGGGCGCCGGTCGACCAGTACATCGGCGGCATCGAGCACGCGATCCTGCACCTGCTCTATTCACGCTTCTTCACCCGCGCGATGCGCGACGAAGGCCTCGTCAATGTCTCCGAGCCGTTCACGAACCTGCTCACCCAAGGCATGGTCGTCGCCGAGACTTACTACCGCGAGGCCGAAGGCGGCAAGAAGCAGTGGATCAACCCTGCCGACGTGCAAATCGAGCGTGACGACAAGGGTCGCATCACCGCGGCAAAGCTCGCTGCCGACAGTCTGCCGGTTGTCATCGGCGGCACCGAGAAAATGTCGAAGTCGAAGAACAACGGCGTCGATCCGCAAGCTCTGGTCGACCAGTACGGCGCGGACACCGCGCGCCTGTTCATCATCTTCGCCGCGCCGCCGGACCAGCAGCTCGAATGGTCCGACTCGGGCGTCGAGGGCGCCTATCGCTTCCTGCGACGCGTGTGGACCTTCGGCCACGGCTTCACCAACGAGATCCGCACCCAGCTCCCAACAGCGCGCACGCTCGCGGTGGCCCCGCTGCCCGAGGCGCTGGCCGCGGTGCGCCGCGAGATCCACAATTGTCTGAAGCAGGCGAACTACGACTTCGGCAAGCACCAGTTCAACACCGTCGTTTCCGCGGCGATGAAGATTCTCAACGCGCTGGAGAAGGCGCCGCGCGACAACGCCGCCGCCCACGCGGAAGTCACCGAGGAAGGCCTGTCCATCCTGCTGCGCCTGCTCGCCCCGATCACGCCGCACATCGCGCACGCGCTGTGGCAGGACTGCGGCTTCGCCGCCGACGTCCTCAACGCGAGCTGGCCGACACCGTCGGAGGCCGCACTCAAGCAGGACGAGCTCGACCTCGTGCTGCAGGTCAATGGCAAGCTGCGCGGCAACATCAAGGTCGCCGCGGACGCGAGCGCGTCGCAGATCGAGTCGATCGCACTCGCCTCCGAGGCGGCGCAGAAGTTCATGGAAGGCAAGCCGCCGCGCAAGGTCGTGGTCGTGCCGGGCCGTCTCGTCAACATCGTGGTCTGA
- a CDS encoding glutamate-5-semialdehyde dehydrogenase, with translation MDIQEYMQTLGRQARAASRQLASASTAAKNAALCAMAASIRDRREELLAANARDVEEARAAGLEPAMIDRLTLNAKGIEAMAQGLEQVAALPDPVGEITDVKRRPSGIQVGKMRVPLGVIGIIYEARPNVTADAAALCLKSGNAAILRGGKEALHCNQAIAACVRAGLAAAGLPESAVQVVETTDRAAVGQLITMPEFVDVIVPRGGKGLIERISREARVPVIKHLDGNCHVYVETEADPAKVVPIVENAKTQRYGTCNTAESLLVDRAVAARFLPEIARMLATKEVEMRGCNESLAILREAAIPGARLVAATEQDWSEEYLAPIIAIKVVSGIDEAIAHINTYSSGHTEAIITENYTRAMRFLREVDSASVMVNASTRFADGFEYGLGAEIGISTDKIHARGPVGLEGLTSQKWIVFGNGETRR, from the coding sequence ATGGATATTCAGGAATACATGCAGACGCTGGGCCGCCAAGCCCGCGCCGCCTCGCGCCAGCTCGCCAGCGCGTCGACCGCCGCGAAGAACGCGGCGCTATGCGCGATGGCCGCATCGATCCGCGACCGCCGCGAGGAGTTGCTCGCCGCCAACGCGCGCGACGTAGAGGAGGCACGCGCGGCCGGACTCGAGCCGGCGATGATCGACCGCCTCACGCTCAACGCCAAAGGCATCGAGGCAATGGCCCAGGGCCTGGAACAGGTCGCGGCACTGCCCGACCCCGTCGGCGAAATCACCGACGTCAAGCGCCGCCCCTCCGGCATCCAGGTCGGCAAAATGCGCGTTCCGCTCGGCGTGATCGGCATCATCTACGAAGCGCGCCCCAACGTCACCGCGGATGCGGCCGCGCTGTGCCTCAAGTCCGGCAACGCGGCAATCCTGCGCGGCGGCAAGGAGGCCCTGCACTGCAACCAGGCGATCGCTGCCTGCGTGCGTGCCGGTCTTGCCGCCGCGGGCTTGCCCGAATCGGCAGTCCAGGTCGTGGAAACCACGGATCGCGCCGCCGTCGGCCAGCTCATCACCATGCCCGAGTTCGTCGACGTCATCGTTCCGCGCGGCGGCAAGGGGCTCATCGAACGGATCTCGCGCGAAGCGCGCGTGCCGGTGATCAAGCACCTCGACGGCAACTGCCACGTCTACGTCGAAACCGAAGCCGACCCGGCGAAGGTCGTGCCCATCGTCGAGAACGCCAAGACACAACGCTACGGCACCTGCAACACGGCCGAATCGCTGCTCGTCGACCGTGCGGTGGCGGCCCGCTTCCTGCCCGAAATCGCCCGCATGCTCGCCACGAAGGAGGTCGAGATGCGCGGCTGCAACGAGTCCCTCGCCATCCTGCGCGAGGCAGCCATTCCCGGCGCCCGCCTCGTCGCCGCGACCGAACAGGACTGGAGCGAGGAATACCTCGCACCGATCATCGCGATCAAGGTCGTGTCCGGCATCGACGAGGCGATCGCCCACATCAATACATACAGCTCCGGGCACACCGAGGCCATCATTACCGAGAACTACACGCGCGCGATGCGCTTCCTGCGCGAAGTGGATTCTGCGTCGGTCATGGTCAACGCCTCGACGCGCTTTGCGGACGGCTTCGAGTACGGCCTCGGCGCCGAGATCGGCATCTCCACCGACAAGATCCACGCACGCGGCCCGGTCGGCCTCGAAGGCCTCACGAGCCAGAAGTGGATCGTGTTCGGCAATGGGGAAACGCGCCGCTGA
- a CDS encoding chalcone isomerase family protein, producing MNHRPLLAALAFAAMTAHASLAAAATNVAGVPFDDTAIVGGQTLVLNGTGVRTRLLFKVYAMGLYVPQRASDAGAVQNQSGSKRIRIVTLRDLSAEQFVDALVDGLRKNHSAEALAALDPAIAAFRKAMLEIKDAPTSTEVLLESWNGATRLTVAGKRRGEDIPDERLFPALLRI from the coding sequence ATGAACCACCGCCCGCTCCTTGCCGCCCTCGCATTCGCTGCAATGACGGCACATGCTTCCCTCGCCGCCGCAGCTACAAACGTTGCCGGCGTGCCTTTCGACGACACCGCCATCGTCGGCGGGCAGACACTGGTTCTGAACGGAACGGGGGTACGCACCCGCCTGCTCTTCAAGGTCTATGCGATGGGCCTGTATGTGCCGCAACGCGCCAGTGATGCGGGCGCCGTGCAGAACCAGTCCGGCAGCAAGCGCATCCGCATCGTCACCCTGCGCGACCTGAGCGCCGAGCAGTTTGTCGACGCCCTCGTCGACGGACTGAGGAAGAACCACTCCGCCGAGGCGCTCGCAGCCCTCGACCCCGCGATCGCCGCGTTCCGCAAAGCCATGCTGGAGATCAAGGACGCCCCCACGAGTACCGAAGTCCTGCTCGAATCGTGGAACGGCGCGACCCGCCTCACCGTGGCCGGGAAACGACGCGGCGAAGACATCCCGGACGAACGCCTCTTCCCCGCGCTGTTGCGTATCTGA